In Candidatus Nitronauta litoralis, one DNA window encodes the following:
- a CDS encoding DNA adenine methylase — protein sequence MKSFFGWVGGKSQLAPKIVKEFPKHHTYVEVFGGAGWVLFQKDQAQSKVEVYNDINGDLVNLMTVAKHRPSALSESMRNLLFSRQMMKRCLEPGDHLGEVDRASRFLYLIKNSFGAKLGAGWAMSRKSPPRTLINGELVQQVSERLKKVYIDHQGFGKLIPLWDSKQTLFYLDPPYSGDLGKHYQHQMALEDHEKLRRILGKAKGKWILSYDASPAIRKLYKGYRMKTLDIKYSLNNKTTKQTRQELLISNC from the coding sequence ATGAAGTCGTTTTTTGGTTGGGTTGGGGGCAAGAGTCAACTTGCTCCGAAAATCGTAAAGGAATTTCCGAAGCATCACACCTACGTCGAAGTGTTTGGCGGCGCGGGTTGGGTGCTTTTTCAAAAAGACCAGGCGCAGAGTAAAGTTGAGGTCTATAACGATATCAACGGGGACCTGGTCAATTTGATGACCGTGGCCAAGCACCGGCCATCGGCGCTTTCCGAATCCATGCGGAACCTTCTATTTTCCCGCCAAATGATGAAGCGATGCCTTGAACCAGGTGATCACCTCGGCGAGGTGGATCGCGCCTCCCGGTTTCTGTATCTGATAAAAAATTCCTTTGGTGCCAAGCTTGGAGCCGGTTGGGCAATGAGCCGCAAGAGTCCGCCTCGAACTTTGATCAATGGGGAGTTGGTGCAACAGGTGAGTGAACGATTAAAGAAAGTCTACATCGACCACCAGGGCTTTGGGAAGCTCATTCCATTATGGGATTCAAAGCAGACTCTGTTCTATCTGGACCCGCCTTACAGTGGGGATCTGGGAAAGCATTACCAGCATCAGATGGCCCTCGAGGACCATGAAAAGTTGAGGAGAATTCTGGGGAAGGCAAAAGGGAAGTGGATCCTCAGCTACGATGCTTCCCCTGCCATCCGCAAGCTTTACAAAGGCTACCGCATGAAAACCCTCGACATCAAATACAGCCTCAACAACAAAACCACCAAACAAACCCGACAGGAGCTTTTGATCTCAAACTGCTAG
- a CDS encoding DEAD/DEAH box helicase family protein: MTEKFFERPILNSPYEYPSRHWELGDDGQPTQKIIEGRRSAEFITPIPKPRKRKSSTKQSDLPFDEGKGLSTEDQKYDPNPLINDLRRQLDKWRKIPDPSNWQVTPETARLLQHWRHHKFSDIRPFFCQVEAIETVIWLNEVAPQSGKTGKAFIEHLANANNDANPELMRLALKLATGAGKTTVMAMLIAWQTVNAVRRPQSQKFTRGFLIVAPGLTIKDRLRVLQSNDPDSYYASRELVPNDMLPDLDRAKIVITNYHAFKLGERIDISKGGRSLLQGRGEELNTLETEGQMLQRVMPDLMGMKNIMVLNDEAHHCYREKPKKEDEDPLKGDEKKEAEKNKEAARIWIKGLEMVNRNLGVSRVMDLSATPFFLSGSGYAEGTLFPWTMSDFSLMDAIECGIVKLPRVPVADNIPSREMPMFRNLWEHIKSDMPKKGRGKGAVLDPLKLPTPLKTALEALYGHYEKTFDLWQKANIKVPPCFIVVCNNTATSKLVYDYISGFHRENEDGTSTLENGRLRLFQNFDQNGNPIAKPNTLLIDSEQLESGDALDKNFRAMASDEIDRFRRDIIERTGDRQKAEKITDQELLREVMNTVGKEGRLGGQIRCVVSVSMLTEGWDASTVTHVLGVRAFGTQLLCEQVIGRALRRQSYDLNDENLFDVEYADVLGIPFDFTAKPVIAPPQPPRETIHVSAVRPERDALEIRFPRVAGYRVELPEERLTAKFNDDSVMELTPELVGPTVTKNLGIIGEGVDLNLVHTGDLRRSTILFNLTQRLLYTQWRDPDEDPKLHLFGQLKRITKEWLDNCLECKGSTYPAQLMYQELADMACENITAAITRSLVGERPVKAILDPYNQTGSTQHVNFNTSKTHRWETDSRHCHINWVILDSDWEGEFCRVAESHPQVKAYVKNHNLGLEVPYRFGSTLRTYIPDFIVLIDDGHGENDLLHLVVEIKGYRREDAKAKKSTMETYWVPGVNNNGSYGRWSFAEFTEVYQIESDFEEKVESEFNKMIDSVISQPVK; encoded by the coding sequence ATGACCGAAAAGTTCTTTGAACGCCCGATTCTAAACTCACCATACGAATACCCCTCTCGTCACTGGGAACTGGGTGATGATGGTCAACCGACTCAAAAAATTATAGAAGGTCGTCGTAGCGCAGAATTCATCACTCCCATCCCAAAGCCTCGAAAACGTAAAAGTTCAACCAAACAATCGGACTTGCCATTTGATGAAGGCAAAGGGCTTTCAACAGAAGATCAAAAATACGACCCTAATCCGCTAATAAACGATCTACGCAGGCAACTCGATAAATGGCGAAAGATTCCGGATCCGAGTAACTGGCAAGTCACGCCCGAAACTGCTCGACTGCTTCAGCATTGGCGGCACCACAAATTTAGCGATATCCGTCCATTCTTTTGCCAGGTAGAGGCCATCGAAACCGTCATTTGGCTAAACGAAGTCGCACCGCAATCCGGAAAAACAGGCAAAGCTTTTATTGAACATCTGGCCAACGCAAATAATGACGCCAACCCGGAACTGATGCGCCTCGCTTTGAAACTGGCAACGGGTGCAGGGAAGACAACTGTCATGGCCATGCTCATAGCCTGGCAGACAGTCAACGCGGTAAGGAGACCTCAAAGCCAAAAGTTTACCCGTGGTTTTTTAATTGTTGCCCCGGGCCTGACCATCAAAGATCGTCTGCGAGTTCTCCAGTCAAATGATCCCGATAGCTACTACGCCAGTCGTGAACTGGTTCCGAATGATATGTTGCCAGACCTGGATCGCGCCAAGATTGTTATTACCAACTACCATGCCTTTAAGTTGGGAGAAAGAATCGATATCTCTAAAGGCGGACGCTCTCTCTTGCAAGGTCGTGGTGAAGAGCTGAACACACTCGAAACCGAAGGCCAGATGTTGCAACGGGTGATGCCAGACCTGATGGGAATGAAGAACATCATGGTCCTGAATGATGAGGCTCACCATTGCTACCGTGAGAAACCTAAAAAAGAGGATGAAGACCCGCTCAAAGGAGATGAAAAAAAAGAAGCCGAAAAAAATAAAGAGGCTGCCCGGATTTGGATTAAAGGCCTGGAGATGGTTAACCGAAACCTGGGCGTATCAAGAGTAATGGATTTATCTGCCACACCGTTCTTCCTGAGCGGCTCGGGTTATGCAGAAGGGACGTTGTTTCCCTGGACGATGAGTGACTTCTCGCTAATGGACGCCATCGAGTGCGGAATAGTGAAACTACCGCGTGTTCCAGTGGCAGACAATATTCCCAGCAGAGAAATGCCGATGTTCCGCAATCTCTGGGAACACATCAAATCTGATATGCCTAAAAAAGGCAGAGGAAAAGGAGCCGTTCTTGACCCCCTGAAATTACCAACCCCACTGAAAACAGCGCTGGAAGCTCTCTACGGTCATTATGAAAAAACCTTCGACTTATGGCAAAAAGCTAATATTAAAGTTCCACCCTGCTTTATTGTCGTCTGTAATAATACGGCAACGTCTAAACTGGTTTACGACTACATTTCAGGGTTCCACCGGGAAAACGAAGATGGCACATCAACTCTTGAGAATGGTCGTCTGAGACTATTTCAAAATTTTGACCAAAATGGAAACCCGATTGCGAAACCCAATACGCTGTTAATCGATAGCGAACAACTTGAGTCTGGCGATGCCCTTGATAAAAACTTTCGCGCCATGGCATCCGATGAAATCGATCGTTTCCGTCGGGATATCATTGAACGTACGGGAGACCGACAAAAAGCAGAAAAAATAACCGATCAGGAATTACTAAGAGAAGTCATGAACACCGTTGGTAAGGAGGGAAGGCTCGGCGGCCAGATCCGTTGTGTCGTTTCCGTTTCCATGCTTACTGAAGGTTGGGATGCCAGCACGGTGACTCATGTCCTCGGAGTTCGCGCTTTTGGCACTCAGCTTCTATGTGAACAGGTTATTGGCCGGGCTTTACGTCGCCAATCCTATGATCTCAATGATGAAAACCTGTTCGATGTCGAATACGCCGATGTGCTGGGGATTCCCTTCGACTTCACAGCAAAACCTGTTATTGCTCCTCCACAACCACCACGGGAGACCATCCATGTCAGCGCCGTGCGCCCGGAGCGCGATGCGCTCGAAATCAGGTTTCCACGTGTGGCGGGTTACAGGGTCGAGCTTCCAGAAGAACGACTGACTGCAAAGTTCAATGATGATTCTGTCATGGAACTGACACCGGAACTGGTAGGACCAACCGTCACAAAAAATTTGGGGATTATTGGTGAAGGGGTTGATCTCAACCTTGTTCACACCGGAGATCTACGCCGTTCCACCATTCTTTTCAACCTCACCCAGCGGTTGCTCTACACACAATGGCGGGACCCGGATGAGGACCCCAAACTTCATTTATTTGGACAGTTAAAAAGGATCACTAAAGAATGGCTCGACAATTGCCTGGAATGCAAGGGCAGCACATATCCGGCTCAACTAATGTATCAGGAGCTGGCAGATATGGCTTGCGAAAACATCACCGCCGCCATCACCCGTTCATTGGTAGGGGAACGCCCCGTTAAGGCAATACTGGATCCCTACAATCAAACCGGTTCCACTCAACATGTGAATTTCAACACCTCAAAGACTCACCGGTGGGAAACGGATTCACGCCACTGTCATATCAACTGGGTCATTTTGGATAGTGATTGGGAAGGGGAATTCTGCCGAGTAGCCGAATCCCATCCGCAGGTCAAAGCCTACGTTAAAAATCACAATCTGGGACTGGAAGTGCCTTACCGTTTTGGCTCGACTTTGCGCACTTACATTCCAGATTTCATCGTCCTGATAGATGACGGCCACGGTGAAAACGATCTCCTGCACTTGGTTGTTGAAATAAAAGGTTACCGTCGTGAAGATGCCAAGGCAAAGAAATCGACTATGGAAACCTATTGGGTGCCCGGCGTGAACAACAATGGCAGTTACGGACGCTGGTCTTTTGCCGAATTCACCGAGGTCTACCAGATCGAATCCGACTTTGAAGAAAAAGTAGAATCAGAATTTAACAAGATGATTGATTCAGTCATTTCCCAGCCTGTGAAATAA
- a CDS encoding site-specific DNA-methyltransferase: MASKGKKAKSTRKSKSKKKVETLTHEEASRKNIPTAEYHSVLHKEEKDPIRVAYERRNKDLDPQLVWRGKDEQDWSDLVVQAPPVYIQEKVHPKVLIDDLLRQTEQKEAEKEASATGFQAGFADFYNDFNGLPDDHAKTEFYQHDANWSNRIILGDSLQVMASLAEREGLRGKVQCIYLDPPYGIKFNSNFQWSTTSRDVKDGNTGHITREPEQVKAFRDTWRDGIHSYLTYLRDRLTVVRDLLSDSGSIFVQIGDENVHRVRAMMDEVFGEENFVAQIGFQKTGGLAGNYLESTQDYIIWYGKNKRNLKFRQLFADRKAGHTSLDRYDQHESDLFNEESVSKAKTEVRVLRRFQLAPLYSDGESSSGSHPIVFQGTEYKIRSGTHWKTRPEGNIRLCKSNRIRRMGKTIRYKRFIGDFSVLPMTERWDSMQLGIQRTYIVQTAGEVIKRCLLMTTDPGDLVLDPTCGSGTTAYVAEQWGRRWITIDTSRVALALARARIMGARYSYYLLADSKEGQEKEAKVTQTEPSTASTTGNIRHGLVYERVPHITLKSIANNAEIDVIWEKFQESLEPLREKLNSALKEKWEEWEIPREADEGWSKKAKDLHAQWWKQRIARQKEIDASIAAKAENEYLYDKPYEDNKKVRVAGPFSVESLSPHRVLGVDENDELIDGVAESKDGYGEGQDFPSMILENLKTAGVQQAHKEDKINFNSLTPWPGDLICAEGRYFEGGKETGAEKRAAIFIGPEFGTVSRPDLVSAAREAGDADFDVLITCAFSYDAHSTEFNKLGRIPVLKARMNADLHMADDLKNTGKGNLFVIFGEPDIDILDAEDDQIQIKVNGVDVFHPNTGEIRSDGAEGIACWFIDTDYNEESFFVRHAYFLGANDPYKSLKTTLKAEINEEAWATLHSDTSRPFDKPKSGRIAVKVINHLGDEVMKVFRVND, encoded by the coding sequence ATGGCTAGTAAGGGCAAGAAAGCTAAAAGTACTCGAAAGTCCAAAAGTAAAAAAAAGGTGGAGACCCTCACCCATGAGGAGGCGTCGCGCAAGAACATCCCCACTGCTGAATACCATTCAGTCCTGCATAAGGAAGAGAAAGACCCGATCCGCGTGGCCTATGAACGCCGCAATAAAGATCTGGACCCACAACTGGTCTGGCGTGGGAAAGATGAACAGGACTGGTCCGATCTAGTGGTGCAGGCACCGCCTGTTTATATTCAGGAAAAAGTGCACCCCAAGGTACTTATCGACGACCTGCTGCGCCAGACCGAGCAGAAAGAAGCCGAGAAAGAAGCCAGTGCAACCGGATTTCAAGCCGGATTCGCCGATTTTTATAATGACTTTAATGGACTTCCGGACGACCATGCCAAAACCGAATTTTACCAACACGATGCCAACTGGTCCAACCGCATAATTCTGGGCGACAGCCTGCAGGTCATGGCTTCACTTGCAGAGCGCGAGGGCCTGCGCGGCAAGGTGCAGTGTATTTACCTCGATCCACCTTACGGAATTAAGTTCAATTCCAACTTTCAATGGTCCACAACCAGTCGTGATGTTAAGGATGGAAATACAGGTCATATCACCCGTGAGCCGGAGCAGGTTAAAGCCTTCCGTGATACCTGGCGCGACGGCATTCACTCTTACCTGACTTATCTGCGAGACCGGTTGACAGTGGTGCGGGACTTGTTATCTGATTCTGGTTCAATTTTCGTCCAAATTGGCGATGAGAATGTTCATCGTGTACGCGCAATGATGGATGAGGTTTTTGGGGAAGAAAATTTTGTCGCACAAATTGGATTTCAAAAGACAGGCGGTTTGGCAGGAAATTATTTGGAATCGACACAGGATTATATTATTTGGTACGGCAAAAATAAAAGGAATTTGAAGTTTAGACAACTTTTTGCGGATCGAAAAGCAGGGCATACATCACTTGATCGTTACGACCAACACGAAAGTGATTTATTTAATGAAGAATCCGTTAGTAAGGCGAAGACCGAAGTTCGAGTCCTTAGGCGGTTTCAGCTTGCACCGCTATATTCCGATGGTGAATCGAGTTCTGGAAGTCACCCAATTGTTTTTCAAGGCACGGAATACAAAATCAGAAGTGGAACACATTGGAAAACACGCCCTGAGGGGAATATACGTCTTTGCAAATCAAATCGTATTAGGAGGATGGGAAAAACCATTCGTTACAAGCGCTTCATTGGAGACTTTAGCGTACTTCCAATGACAGAGCGATGGGACTCAATGCAATTGGGAATTCAAAGAACTTATATAGTTCAAACCGCAGGCGAAGTTATCAAACGCTGTCTCTTGATGACCACCGATCCAGGGGATTTGGTGCTTGATCCTACCTGTGGCTCCGGGACAACAGCTTATGTGGCTGAGCAATGGGGACGGCGGTGGATCACGATTGATACTTCTCGTGTTGCCCTTGCCCTTGCCCGCGCTCGCATAATGGGCGCCCGATACTCCTACTATTTATTGGCGGACAGTAAAGAAGGGCAGGAAAAGGAAGCCAAAGTTACTCAGACGGAGCCGTCCACGGCTTCTACCACAGGTAACATCCGCCATGGTTTGGTGTATGAGCGTGTTCCCCACATCACCTTAAAATCCATAGCTAACAATGCCGAAATCGATGTGATATGGGAAAAGTTTCAGGAATCTCTTGAGCCTCTGCGGGAAAAACTCAACTCAGCATTAAAAGAGAAATGGGAAGAGTGGGAAATCCCTCGCGAAGCCGATGAGGGGTGGTCAAAGAAAGCAAAAGACCTTCACGCCCAATGGTGGAAACAACGCATCGCCCGACAGAAGGAAATCGATGCTTCCATTGCTGCTAAGGCGGAAAATGAATATCTTTATGACAAGCCATACGAGGACAATAAGAAAGTTCGTGTTGCCGGACCCTTCTCCGTTGAAAGTTTATCTCCCCACCGCGTACTGGGTGTCGATGAAAACGATGAGCTGATCGACGGTGTCGCGGAATCCAAAGACGGTTATGGGGAAGGGCAGGATTTCCCCAGTATGATTCTGGAAAACCTCAAGACCGCCGGTGTCCAGCAAGCCCACAAGGAAGACAAAATCAATTTTAATTCACTCACCCCCTGGCCGGGCGACCTGATCTGCGCCGAGGGCAGATATTTTGAAGGCGGCAAGGAAACGGGCGCTGAAAAACGTGCTGCCATTTTCATTGGGCCAGAATTTGGAACTGTTTCCCGGCCTGATCTGGTTTCTGCCGCGCGGGAAGCGGGTGACGCCGACTTTGATGTGCTCATCACCTGCGCCTTCAGTTACGACGCGCACTCCACGGAATTCAACAAGCTGGGCCGTATTCCTGTTCTTAAGGCACGGATGAACGCCGACCTCCACATGGCTGACGACCTTAAGAACACGGGCAAGGGCAACCTGTTTGTCATCTTTGGTGAGCCAGACATCGATATTCTGGATGCTGAGGACGACCAGATTCAAATCAAGGTCAATGGGGTGGACGTGTTTCATCCAAACACCGGCGAAATCCGCAGCGATGGAGCGGAGGGCATCGCCTGCTGGTTTATTGATACTGACTACAATGAAGAAAGCTTCTTTGTCCGCCATGCCTATTTCCTTGGGGCGAACGATCCTTACAAGTCACTAAAAACCACACTCAAGGCAGAAATAAACGAAGAAGCCTGGGCCACCCTCCACAGCGACACTTCCCGCCCGTTTGACAAACCCAAATCCGGCCGCATCGCTGTCAAAGTCATCAACCACCTCGGCGACGAAGTAATGAAGGTGTTTAGGGTAAATGACTGA
- a CDS encoding DUF262 domain-containing protein yields MSKENLNPNLEEEIEGLGADEDASLGDYPIDTLLIRTETRTVHDVLRRIEKETFVMDPDFQRDFIWPDDKQSKLIESVLMRIPLPVFYLAEDDKGRNVVVDGLQRLSTFQYFVKDKLKLKLPNQRELNKKLFSELSPKLQNRVEDCNLVLYIIDSKVPEQARLDIFERVNGGVPLTRQQMRNCLFMGKATRLLKTEAKAKLFSEATGGSLRASTMRDREFVNRFCAFKIFPFGEYKGEMDEFLAQALRKMNSLSDEQLKEFSNQFRTSLVNNYKVFGRYAFRKHYDGSGGQRNVINASIWDVMTTGLSDYPEDIVEKRKEKLKAAFFKLMEDAEFIKSITYGTNSVKAVKCRFEMAGEMIGEVFGA; encoded by the coding sequence GTGAGCAAAGAAAATCTAAACCCTAATCTTGAAGAGGAAATTGAAGGCCTGGGAGCAGATGAAGATGCTTCTTTGGGTGATTACCCTATTGATACCCTGTTGATAAGAACTGAAACCCGTACGGTTCATGATGTTCTACGAAGAATCGAAAAAGAAACTTTTGTTATGGATCCAGACTTTCAAAGAGATTTTATTTGGCCAGATGATAAGCAAAGTAAGCTTATAGAATCTGTACTTATGAGGATTCCACTACCAGTTTTTTACCTCGCAGAAGATGACAAAGGTCGAAATGTAGTGGTGGATGGATTGCAACGACTCTCTACGTTTCAATATTTCGTAAAAGACAAATTAAAACTAAAATTGCCAAATCAGAGAGAATTGAATAAGAAATTATTCAGTGAGCTATCCCCTAAGTTGCAAAACCGGGTGGAGGACTGCAATTTGGTTCTTTATATTATTGATTCTAAAGTGCCAGAGCAGGCTCGATTAGATATATTTGAACGGGTAAATGGTGGGGTTCCTCTCACTCGCCAACAAATGCGGAACTGCTTATTTATGGGGAAGGCCACTCGACTTTTAAAGACCGAAGCAAAAGCAAAATTATTTTCTGAAGCAACTGGAGGAAGCCTCCGAGCCTCAACAATGAGAGATCGAGAGTTTGTAAATCGGTTTTGCGCGTTTAAAATTTTCCCTTTCGGTGAATATAAAGGAGAAATGGACGAATTTTTGGCGCAGGCATTAAGAAAGATGAATAGTTTGTCAGATGAGCAGTTGAAAGAGTTTTCTAATCAATTTCGAACTAGCCTAGTAAATAATTATAAAGTATTCGGTCGCTATGCATTCAGGAAACATTACGATGGCAGCGGGGGGCAGCGCAACGTAATCAACGCTTCCATATGGGATGTAATGACCACGGGTCTTTCCGACTATCCTGAAGATATTGTAGAAAAGCGTAAAGAGAAGTTAAAGGCAGCTTTTTTTAAGCTAATGGAGGATGCTGAATTTATTAAGTCAATTACCTATGGAACCAACAGCGTAAAAGCCGTCAAGTGCCGATTTGAAATGGCTGGTGAAATGATTGGAGAGGTGTTCGGTGCTTAA
- a CDS encoding DUF3696 domain-containing protein gives MLNQLTLKTFKCFELLKLPLRPLTILSGSNACGKSSVLQGLVLLYQTMREHEWSKYLLLNGDSIQLGTVSDVVDEVHSRRSFEIGLVDGDSRCYRWVFFGERSEMSMKIENLTINDKTYTQPEKLRYLLPEDQNSTTSIFANRLRRLTYITAERMGPREIYPLEDKQITSVVGSIGEHTVSLLHRNRDENVLEKLVLPTAPPTLLRQVEERMRILFPGFALKVEQVQQANAVILSIRTSDDTEFHRPIHSGFGITQILPIVVAALSSKKESLILIENPEVHLHPAGQALMGQFLADVASAGVQVIVESHSDHVLNGVRRSVKSGSLSSENVAIHFFKKRSPDANDSQVISPTLDKTGNIDVWPEGFFDQFDKDMNHFAGWED, from the coding sequence GTGCTTAATCAGTTAACCCTAAAAACATTTAAGTGTTTCGAGTTACTTAAGCTCCCCCTAAGGCCTTTGACAATCCTATCCGGCTCAAATGCATGCGGAAAATCATCTGTTCTGCAGGGTTTAGTTTTACTTTACCAAACCATGCGTGAACATGAGTGGTCCAAATATCTCCTGCTAAATGGTGATTCAATTCAATTAGGCACCGTTTCAGATGTAGTAGATGAAGTCCATAGTAGACGTAGTTTTGAGATTGGTTTGGTTGATGGGGATAGTCGTTGTTATCGTTGGGTGTTTTTTGGGGAACGATCCGAAATGTCTATGAAGATAGAAAATTTAACCATTAACGACAAAACTTATACTCAACCTGAAAAATTAAGATATTTACTACCTGAGGATCAAAATTCAACCACTTCTATCTTTGCCAATCGATTACGGCGACTTACATATATTACTGCTGAAAGAATGGGTCCGAGAGAAATTTATCCACTCGAAGACAAGCAAATAACCTCGGTTGTTGGTTCAATTGGGGAGCATACAGTAAGTTTGTTGCACAGGAATAGGGATGAAAACGTTCTAGAAAAACTTGTTCTTCCAACGGCACCCCCTACTCTTTTAAGGCAGGTTGAGGAACGTATGCGTATCTTGTTCCCAGGGTTTGCATTAAAAGTCGAACAAGTTCAACAAGCAAATGCAGTAATCCTTAGTATCCGAACTTCCGATGACACTGAATTCCATCGGCCAATTCATTCTGGATTTGGAATAACCCAAATCTTACCCATTGTGGTGGCTGCGCTTTCATCTAAAAAGGAAAGCCTTATTTTGATTGAAAACCCTGAGGTGCATTTACATCCAGCAGGCCAAGCCCTTATGGGCCAGTTCCTGGCAGATGTTGCAAGTGCAGGTGTCCAGGTAATAGTTGAATCTCATAGTGACCATGTTTTGAATGGCGTTCGACGGTCCGTTAAATCAGGCTCTTTGTCATCGGAAAATGTGGCTATCCATTTTTTCAAAAAACGTTCTCCTGATGCTAATGACTCCCAGGTCATTAGCCCAACACTAGATAAAACGGGCAACATTGATGTTTGGCCGGAAGGATTTTTTGACCAATTTGATAAGGATATGAATCATTTTGCAGGGTGGGAGGATTAA
- a CDS encoding UvrD-helicase domain-containing protein, translating into MGLRIADTFTDSLSKLTNEEQKAVKTTAFDLQVNPAKPGMQFHKLDKSKDKNFWSIRVSRDIRLIVHKTEASLLLCYVDHHDKAYSWAEKRKLETHPKTGAAQLVEVKETVQEIIIPKYVDVEQPSPPKPLLFANMVEEELLDYGVPEEWVSDVLQANEDTLLVLADHLPGEAAEALLEIAVGGKPEAAKPVAAGTDPFAHPDAQRRFRVMNNIEELERALEYPWEKWTIFLHPAQRQWVERDYSGPARVSGSAGTGKTIVALHRAVFLVRTNPDARVLLTTFSDILANALRTKLKRLISSEPRLAERLEVHSMDSIGQQLIKPHLGKEKMALQETIVELLEKASQEVGGHKFSLPFLLTEWEQVVDAWQLESWEAYRDVKRLGRKTRLPESQRVVLWSIFDQVRTDLESKNLMTHSGLFKKLTDVIAKSKNPPFDFAVVDEAQDISVAHLRFLAALGKDRPNSLFFAGDLGQRIFQQPFSWRALGVDIRGRSRILHVNYRTSHQIRAQADRLLGPQVTDADGNIEERGNTISVFNGPAPTIQTFDNQDSEIKMVSNWVTHLSKEGLMPHELGIFVRSSAELGRAKDAVNSSGLPFKILDEKVDTISGKVSISTMHLAKGLEFRAVVVMACDDEIIPLQKRIETVVDDADLEEVYNTERHLLYVACTRARDHLLVTGIAPASEFLEDLEL; encoded by the coding sequence ATGGGACTCCGCATTGCAGATACCTTCACAGACAGTCTTTCCAAACTCACCAATGAAGAACAGAAAGCTGTCAAGACCACCGCTTTTGACCTCCAGGTAAACCCCGCCAAGCCGGGGATGCAATTTCATAAACTGGATAAATCCAAAGATAAAAATTTCTGGTCGATTCGAGTCAGCCGTGACATACGTTTGATTGTCCACAAAACAGAGGCCAGCCTGCTCCTCTGCTATGTCGATCATCACGATAAAGCTTACAGTTGGGCTGAAAAGCGCAAGCTGGAAACACACCCGAAAACCGGTGCCGCCCAGTTGGTAGAGGTGAAGGAAACTGTTCAGGAAATCATTATCCCCAAGTATGTCGACGTAGAACAACCCTCACCACCGAAACCCCTGTTGTTTGCCAATATGGTTGAAGAGGAATTGCTGGACTACGGTGTGCCAGAGGAATGGGTAAGCGACGTACTCCAAGCTAATGAAGACACCCTGCTGGTGTTGGCGGATCATTTGCCAGGGGAGGCGGCAGAAGCTCTTTTAGAAATCGCCGTGGGTGGGAAACCAGAAGCCGCCAAGCCCGTTGCAGCTGGTACGGACCCGTTCGCTCACCCCGATGCTCAGCGGCGTTTCCGGGTGATGAATAATATTGAGGAACTGGAGCGTGCCTTAGAATACCCTTGGGAGAAATGGACTATTTTTCTCCACCCGGCGCAACGTCAATGGGTTGAGCGCGACTATAGCGGCCCGGCGCGGGTCTCGGGTTCTGCGGGTACAGGGAAAACCATCGTTGCACTCCACAGGGCTGTCTTTCTTGTCCGGACCAATCCTGATGCGAGAGTATTGCTCACCACCTTTTCCGACATTCTGGCAAATGCTCTACGAACGAAACTCAAACGGTTAATCAGCAGTGAGCCGCGTTTGGCCGAACGTCTCGAAGTACATTCAATGGATTCCATTGGCCAACAGCTTATTAAGCCTCACCTTGGTAAGGAAAAAATGGCGTTACAGGAAACGATTGTTGAGCTTCTGGAAAAAGCTTCCCAGGAAGTCGGGGGGCACAAGTTCAGTCTCCCGTTCTTGTTGACGGAGTGGGAGCAAGTAGTAGACGCGTGGCAGTTGGAATCCTGGGAAGCCTATCGGGATGTAAAGCGGTTGGGAAGAAAAACCCGATTGCCGGAGAGTCAACGTGTTGTGCTTTGGTCCATCTTTGACCAGGTTCGGACAGATCTCGAATCAAAAAACTTAATGACCCATTCAGGTTTATTTAAAAAGCTGACGGATGTCATTGCGAAGAGCAAAAACCCGCCATTCGATTTTGCGGTGGTGGATGAGGCCCAGGATATCAGCGTTGCTCATCTGCGTTTTTTAGCTGCTCTTGGAAAGGATCGACCCAATAGCCTTTTCTTCGCTGGTGACCTTGGACAACGTATTTTTCAGCAACCCTTTTCATGGCGTGCATTGGGTGTGGATATTCGCGGGCGATCAAGAATCTTGCATGTCAATTATCGAACTTCACACCAAATCCGAGCGCAAGCAGATCGTTTGCTGGGTCCTCAAGTGACAGATGCAGACGGCAACATAGAGGAACGAGGGAACACCATTTCAGTGTTCAACGGACCAGCCCCAACTATCCAGACTTTTGACAATCAGGATTCCGAGATAAAAATGGTCAGTAACTGGGTTACCCATCTGAGCAAAGAAGGGTTGATGCCTCACGAATTGGGTATTTTTGTCAGGTCATCAGCCGAGTTGGGTCGGGCGAAAGATGCGGTAAACAGTTCCGGGTTACCGTTTAAAATACTGGACGAGAAAGTGGATACCATCAGCGGTAAAGTCTCAATCAGCACAATGCACCTTGCTAAGGGTTTAGAATTCAGAGCAGTCGTGGTGATGGCCTGTGATGATGAGATTATTCCTCTGCAGAAACGAATTGAGACGGTGGTTGATGATGCGGACCTGGAGGAAGTTTACAACACGGAACGTCACCTTCTATATGTGGCCTGCACAAGGGCAAGGGACCATCTGCTAGTAACCGGCATCGCCCCGGCCTCTGAATTCTTAGAAGATTTAGAGTTGTAA